In Hydractinia symbiolongicarpus strain clone_291-10 chromosome 13, HSymV2.1, whole genome shotgun sequence, a single genomic region encodes these proteins:
- the LOC130623498 gene encoding uncharacterized protein LOC130623498 — MWFNLAFFYLGDSKTSSRSCPKNRLHKTRLFNMCSSRLSRLMNLKAMLLITIGLIIASLALFSYFVEKKMLKLCWNYNRERIPKTDSIRIQISNTVGYNFTYTLIPRMNQDLTNNARLNLKGCIQLDKSITVNLTKPVFLANFVPIYEERYKTKRLIYNKRMPTKKEFEARLSELLGALQSNLNHPHIEQIFVFLEKESTLRYLHSLKLQNSQKLVLHLANKTVSLQTYFEYAAKCLSDRLVMIGHQDILFGKGWDRVNYKHMSKKKIMYAITRQPATTSCYYSQRASANCDKRFHNYVGSHDVFMFYVRKNTLTPQLLASMNFKQNDNGMENVVISIFKKRLNYMVSNPCPILHAHHQHCVPIRNMKRPRINNASTTGWESFTDKLV, encoded by the exons ATGTGGTTTAATCTCGCATTTTTTTATCTTGGAGATAGCAAAACAAGTTCTCGTTCGTGCCCG aAAAATCGATTACACAAGACTCGCTTATTCAACATGTGTTCGTCAAGATTGTCAAGATTAATGAATTTAAAAGCAATGCTTCTAATCACCATCGGGTTAATAATAGCATCTTTGGCgctcttttcttattttgtggaaaaaaagATGTTAAAACTATGCTGGAATTATAACCGGGAAAGAATTCCAAAGACTGATTCCATTAGAATTCAAATTTCTAATACAGTGGGGTATAACTTTACGTATACCCTCATACCAAGGATGAACCAAGATTTAACAAACAATGCTCGACTAAATCTAAAAGGATGCATTCAATTAGATAAAAGCATCACCGTTAATCTAACCAAACCTGTATTTCTTGCAAATTTTGTTCCAATTTACGAAGAAAGGTACAAAACAAAGCGTTTAATATACAACAAAAGAATGCCAACTAAAAAAGAATTCGAAGCTAGGCTAAGTGAATTGTTAGGTGCTTTGCAGTCTAACTTAAATCATCCGCACATTGAACAGATTttcgtttttttggaaaaagaaagCACCTTGCGATATTTACATTCGCTGAAATTACAGAACAGTCAAAAGCTTGTACTACATTTAGCAAATAAAACGGTTTCATTACAGACGTATTTTGAATATGCAGCGAAATGTCTTTCGGATAGATTGGTTATGATTGGCCACCAAGACATACTGTTCGGAAAAGGTTGGGATCGAGTTAACTATAAACATATGAGTAAGAAGAAAATAATGTACGCCATTACAAGACAACCGGCTACTACTTCATGTTACTACTCACAAAGGGCAAGTGCAAACTGTGACAAGCGATTTCACAATTATGTCGGTAGCCAtgatgtttttatgttttacgTTAGGAAGAATACCTTAACGCCCCAGCTATTAGCTTCGATGAACTTTAAGCAAAACGATAATGGCATGGAAAATGTTGTCATATCCATTTTTAAAAAGAGGTTAAACTATATGGTGTCTAATCCTTGTCCAATTTTGCACGCTCATCATCAGCATTGCGTGCCCATAAGAAATATGAAGAGACCACGAATAAACAATGCTTCGACCACTGGATGGGAATCATTCACAGATAAATTGGTGTGA